The following are encoded together in the Bubalus kerabau isolate K-KA32 ecotype Philippines breed swamp buffalo chromosome 3, PCC_UOA_SB_1v2, whole genome shotgun sequence genome:
- the CRIP3 gene encoding cysteine-rich protein 3, translating to MSWTCPRCQQPVFFAEKVSSLGKNWHPFCLKCEHCHSVLSPGGHAEHNGRPYCHKPCYGALFGPRGVNIGGVGSYLYKPPTPTPASITHLSPSSFSPPRPRTGLPQGKKSPPHMKTFTGETSLCPGCEEPVYFAETVMSLGRNWHRPCLRCQRCRKTLTAGSHAEHDGAPYCHIPCYGYLFGPKGVNIGDVGCYIYDPVEIKSK from the exons ATGAGCTGGACCTGCCCGCGTTGTCAGCAACCGGTTTTCTTTG CAGAGAAAGTGAGCTCCCTGGGCAAGAACTGGCACCCATTCTGCCTGAAATGTGAGCACTGCCACAGCGTCCTGTCCCCAGGAGGGCATGCAGAG CACAACGGAAGGCCATATTGCCACAAACCATGCTATGGGGCTCTCTTTGGACCCAGAG GGGTGAACATTGGTGGTGTGGGCTCCTACCTCTACAAACCTCCCACTCCCACACCTGCCAGCATCACTCACCTTAGCCCCAGCAGCTTCAGCCCCCCCAGGCCCAGGACTGGCCTCCCTCAGGGCAAGAAAA GCCCTCCTCACATGAAGACATTCACTGGGGAGACCTCGTTGTGCCCAGGCTGTGAGGAACCCGTCTATTTTG CTGAGACGGTGATGTCTTTGGGCAGAAATTGGCACCGACCCTGTCTGAGGTGCCAGCGGTGCCGGAAGACCCTGACTGCTGGGAGTCACGCTGAG CATGACGGCGCCCCCTACTGCCACATTCCCTGCTATGGCTACCTGTTTGGCCCCAAAG GTGTGAACATTGGTGATGTGGGCTGCTACATCTATGACCCCGTGGAGATAAAATCTAAATGA
- the ZNF318 gene encoding zinc finger protein 318, with amino-acid sequence MYRSGARSSVSSHRPKESGGGDPRTGRSSGSSSGPARRTSPSSSCSSSSRTPARRPRSPSGHRGRRASPSPPRGRRGSPSPPRGRRASPSPPRGRRGSPSPPRARRGSPSPPRGRRLFPPGSAGFRGSSRGESRADFARDGRGDHPGDSGSRRRSPGLRSDSSLEQSLRITVGNDHFCVGIPERRRLSDRLGSPVENLEDADRDDLTDDSVFTRSSQCSRGLERYISREEAPLSPFLGQLDEDYRARETFLHRSDYSPHISCHDDLLRGTERNRDKLKGSYSIRPEESSREAKRPRYDDTEKMHNMGSDHPSFTSGARNYRQRRRSPSPRFLDPEFRELDLARRKREEEEERSRSLSQELVGVDGGGTSCPIPGLSGVLTASEPGYSLHRPEEVSVMPKKSILKKRIEVDMEPSLQLESFPSSTSSSQDHPLYSGHSSLPLSGAIAAFASEVENNKGTMVETTLKESQGNLYQWGPLPGIPKDNSPLREKFGSFLCHKEKLDMKAEGPERHTDFLLPHERASQDGSGFSCILSMLADSTSTQEKRRLSFPDIEDEEKFLYGDEEEDLKAESPPKPLGSSESEVMRQKASSLPSSAPTVKLESREETNPEYAKIHDLLKTIGLDIGVAEISKLAARTQERLHGKKPSGSSADRRSSADRHFPADRCSSVDRRFSADQRSADPHRLESGEVHHSNTHSPEVSRPHQVSPVDPYLLTKNSPPFLKSDHPMGHIVGPEVVGSGFQSSVAVRCMLPSAPSAPVRLPHPASLSQFHVPRASQFAAARIPPNYQGPAIPPASFDAYRHYMAYAASRWPMYPASQPSNHPLPDSHRTVPVSKQATRSRPNLRVIPTVTPDEPKHEESVLGSIPTAQVPVHVSIPSLIRYNPEKISDEKNRASQKQKVIEEREKLKSDREARQKKMYYLRTELERLHKQQGEMLRKKRREKDGHKDPLLVEVSRLQDNIMKDIAELRQEAEEAEKKQSELDKVAQILGINISDKSQKSSSDSREPTEKTGKAEKSKSPEKVLSSSNSSSNSKESKVNNENSHTKSPKPAESPQPAKQSDQPVAAYEYYDAGNHWCKDCNTICGTMFDFFTHMHNKKHTQTLDPYNRPWASKTQNEAKQDAVKRTDKITVPAKGSEFLIPITGYYCQLCEEFLGDPISGEQHVKGYQHNEKYKKYVVENPLYEERRNLDRQAGLAVVLETERRRQSELKRKFSERPKEEKKEKQAKIMKEVKEDDRVSEELEDQLSEGGNSPEKAENRKRPSIKLQLKEEIKKEPPISSSFGKFSWKKPEKEEEKSLVIPSIPKEEIVESGKDKEDGKADPGKTKPIKIKLSGKTVVAHTSPWMPVVTTSTQTKIRPNLPIPSTVLRKSGSATVSKPAPLNTFLSIKSSGTTAKPLPVVKESSADLLLPPDIISKAFGGEEVILKGSPEEKMVLAEKNEPSHIPEQMLPPPPPPPPPPPPPPPVIPHPASPSPAQANAILAPVKSNPAVSHTVIPGFLGPNILNPVLPVAIMASAQPTAIPSDETAPGVSESDRDQTLFSVLVRPPPPLSSVFSEQAKKLEKRNSCLATANAKDLYDIFYSSGGKGAPETKLSGGPLANGENRAENSDTSSTSTLNSSASQEELPSGRNLVSAPMVSSSEKPISKPLVSLGRLSAVENVDSKNRGSSYGFLQPLTRLCQNRPYETISPKTETLAKWASGSFQSDANKDVAPVRKIELDLGDPGPPGVEPASELSDTQCHTMQSQKLVETHLVESSKQQSQELHQSKHCGKSEVETSTELKEEGVKLSERTVREGTDINVGPNSIEDSNLNSGNRCMWEEEVEQPNLHRTDKKAKQSRKLITESKTQGKQVPELKTQAVSSTKAKIDSYPSEARSLLQNPQDVKISAPELLLQSPDRSDMCLKDHEQKQGVPTCSEEWLENSAPESSSRTSRYRSLKLKRERSKDLQGKMTYKLTVWDENKKPETWESPEKPKAEALEPRDVHPELTVTIESKALENFEVTDLKVEELAALGSLGDIGVDFCNTRVDPAHRSPVALSQKVCEENSVSPLGGNPSTLTDFEPIPSFSEFPLDSPKTLVLNFGAEGEQNSTNPRTGRIAPNILKTGLPIENVGLGLGNLEGTHQALDLLAGGMMPEEIEETSKLEKQDSLRLESETINPLCLGPSPCLPDLVDFVTRTSGVQKEKICSPLSEPGDPPECSSLEMGPLQLEIPNASITEVAVPQVDEYSDNPLNVVKSVASGSHTREQVAGGSTIPQEIAAQEAAVDALQDHTESSVHS; translated from the exons GGATGACCTGACTGATGATTCTGTCTTCACTCGAAGCTCCCAATGCTCTCGAGGTCTTGAACGATATATTTCCCGGGAGGAGGCACCTCTCAGTCCCTTCTTGGGACAACTTGATGAGGACTACCGAGCAAGAGAAACTTTCCTTCATCGATCTGATTATAGTCCTCATATCAGTTGTCATGATGATCTGTTGCGGGGAACAGAACGGAATAGAGACAAACTCAAAGGCTCCTACTCTATACGACCTGAGGAAAGTAGCCGGGAGGCCAAACGGCCCCGCTATGATGACACAGAGAAGATGCACAACATGGGAAGTGATCACCCGAGTTTTACATCAGGGGCTCGCAACTATCGACAGCGTAGACGGAGCCCAAGCCCTAGGTTTTTAGACCCTGAGTTTCGAGAGCTGGACCTCGCCAGGCGAAAacgagaggaagaggaggaacgAAGTAGGAGCTTGAGTCAGGAGCTGGTGGGAGTTGATGGTGGCGGCACTAGTTGTCCCATCCCTGGATTGTCAGGTGTCCTAACAGCATCGGAGCCAGGATATTCTTTACATCGGCCTGAGGAAGTATCTGTGATGCCCAAGAAGTCAATTCTGAAAAAGCGGATTGAGGTGGACATGGAGCCTTCCTTGCAG CTTGAGAGTTTTCCCAGCAGTACCAGCTCCAGCCAGGATCACCCTCTTTACTCTGGACACTCATCTCTTCCACTAAGTGGTGCTATTGCTGCTTTTGCCTCAGAGGTTGAAAACAACAAGGGAACTATGGTAGAGACTACCCTGAAGGAATCTCAGGGCAACCTCTACCAATGGGGCCCCCTCCCTGGGATACCCAAAGACAACAGTCCCCTCAGAGAGAAGTTTGGAAGTTTTCTGTGCCACAAGGAAAAATTGGATATGAAGGCTGAGGGACCAGAGCGACACACAGACTTCTTGCTTCCTCACGAGAGAGCCAGCCAGGATGGCAGTGGTTTCTCCTGCATTCTGAGCATGTTAGCAGATTCTACCAGTACGCAGGAAAAAAGGCGACTTAGCTTCCCTGACATTGAAGATGAGGAGAAATTTCTCTACGGGGATGAAGAAGAGGATTTAAAAGCAGAATCTCCACCAAAGCCCCTTGGGAGCTCTGAAAGTGAAGTTATGAGGCAGAAGGCAAGCTCCCTACCCTCTTCAGCTCCAACTGTAAAGCTAGAATCAAGAGAAGAGACCAATCCAGAATATGCCAAGATTCATGACTTGCTCAAGACCATAGGGCTGGATATTGGGGTAGCCGAGATTAGTAAACTGGCTGCACGCACACAGGAACGACTTCATGGCAAAAAGccgtcaggttcctctgctgaCCGCCGTTCCTCTGCTGACCGGCACTTTCCTGCAGACCGCTGTTCCTCCGTTGACCGCCGTTTCTCAGCTGATCAGCGCTCTGCAGATCCTCACAGACTGGAGAGTGGGGAGGTGCACCATAGCAATACCCACTCCCCAGAAGTGTCCCGTCCACACCAGGTCTCCCCTGTGGACCCTTACTTGCTCACAAAAAACAGCCCCCCGTTCTTAAAGTCTGACCATCCAATGGGCCATATTGTAGGACCTGAGGTGGTTGGCAGTGGGTTTCAGTCATCTGTTGCAGTCAGGTGCATGTTGCCATCAGCCCCATCTGCCCCAGTTAGACTTCCGCACCCTGCTTCTTTATCTCAGTTTCATGTGCCAAGGGCCTCTCAGTTTGCTGCAGCTCGGATACCTCCAAACTACCAGGGACCTGCCATTCCCCCTGCTTCCTTTGATGCCTATAGGCACTACATGGCATATGCAGCCTCAAGGTGGCCCATGTACCCTGCCTCCCAACCCTCAAATCACCCTCTACCAGACTCACACAGGACAGTGCCAGTTAGCAAACAAGCTACCCGCAGCCGTCCCAACCTCCGTGTGATCCCCACTGTGACTCCTGATGAGCCCAAGCATGAGGAGTCAGTGCTGGGCTCAATTCCTACTGCCCAAGTGCCTGTCCATGTGTCCATCCCATCACTCATAAGATATAATCCAGAGAAGATTTCTGATGAGAAGAACCGTGCTTCCCAGAAACAGAAG GTTATTGAAGAGAGGGAAAAGCTGAAAAGTGACCGTGAAGCTCGCCAGAAGAAGATGTACTATCTTAGAACTGAGTTGGAGCGGCTTCATAAACAGCAAG GGGAAATGCTGCGTAAGAAACGAAGGGAGAAGGATGGTCACAAAGATCCACTCCTAGTAGAGGTGAGTCGGCTTCAGGATAACATTATGAAGGACATTGCAGAACTTCGACAAGAGGCAGAAGAGGCAGAAAAAAAGCAGTCTGAACTGGACAAAGTGGCTCAGATCCTGGGAATTAACATTTCTGATAAATCTCAGAAGTCTTCAAGTGACAGTAGAGAGCCTACAGAGAAGACTGGGAAAGCAGAAAAATCCAAGAGCCCAGAAAAAGTGTTGTCATCCTCAAACTCCTCTTCCAATAGCAAG GAATCAAAGGTAAACAATGAGAATTCCCATACTAAGAGCCCCAAGCCTGCTGAGAGCCCCCAGCCAGCTAAGCAGTCTGATCAGCCCGTTGCTGCCTATGAGTATTATGATGCTGGCAATCACTGGTGCAAAGACTGCAACACCATCTGTGGGACCATGTTTGACTTCTTCACCCATATGCACAATAAGAAGCACACACAG ACACTGGATCCCTACAACAGACCTTGGGCTTCAAAGACCCAGAATGAAGCCAAGCAAGATGCTGTAAAGCGCACTGACAAGATAACTGTTCCTGCAAAAG GCTCTGAGTTTCTGATTCCCATCACTGGATATTACTGCCAGCTCTGTGAGGAATTTTTGGGGGATCCAATTTCTGGAGAGCAACATGTGAAGGGTTATCAACACAATGAGAAATATAAG AAATATGTGGTTGAAAACCCATTGTATGAGGAGCGACGGAATCTGGACCGCCAGGCTGGCTTGGCCGTGGTCCTAGAGACAGAACGGCGGCGGCAGAGTGAGCTGAAGCGCAAGTTCAGTGAGAGACcgaaggaggagaagaaagaaaaacaggcaaagaTTATGAAGGAAGTAAAGGAGGACGATAGGGTGTCTGAGGAATTAGAGGACCAGCTTTCTGAGGGTGGAAACTCCCCTGAAAAGGCTGAAAATAGAAAGAGGCCTAGCATCAAActccaattaaaagaagaaataaagaaagaaccaCCAATATCTTCCTCTTTTGGGAAATTCAGCTGGAAGAAGCcggaaaaagaggaggaaaaaagtttAGTGATCCCAAGTATTCCCAAAGAAGAGATTGTGGAAAGTGGTAAGGACAAAGAGGATGGCAAAGCTGATCCTGGGAAGACAAAGCCTATCAAAATCAAACTCTCTGGGAAAACTGTTGTTGCACATACTAGTCCTTGGATGCCTGTAGTGACAACTTCAACCCAGACTAAGATCCGACCCAACCTGCCCATCCCATCCACAGTCCTCCGCAAATCAGGTTCAGCCACAGTAAGCAAGCCAGCTCCGCTTAACACCTTTCTATCCATCAAATCTTCTGGAACCACTGCTAAGCCTCTGCCAGTGGTTAAAGAGTCTTCAGCTGATCTCCTCTTGCCTCCCGACATCATCTCTAAAGCATTTGGAGGGGAAGAGGTGATTTTGAAAGGGTCTCCAGAGGAAAAAATGGTGCTGGCTGAAAAGAATGAGCCATCACATATACCTGAACAAATGCTaccacctcctccacctccacctccaccgcCACCTCCACCACCTCCAGTTATACCTCATCCAGCTTCCCCCTCTCCTGCCCAAGCAAATGCTATTTTGGCTCCAGTGAAATCAAACCCAGCTGTATCTCACACTGTCATCCCTGGCTTCCTGGGTCCTAACATTTTGAACCCAGTATTACCGGTAGCCATCATGGCCTCAGCACAGCCTACTGCCATTCCTTCTGATGAGACGGCTCCTGGGGTGAGTGAGAGTGACCGGGACCAGACCCTATTCTCTGTGTTGGTGCGTCCTCCACCTCCCCTCTCAAGTGTGTTCAGTGAACAAGCCAAAAAATTGGAAAAGCGTAATTCATGCTTAGCCACAGCCAATGCTAAGGATCTGTATGACATATTCTACAGTAGTGGTGGAAAAGGAGCCCCTGAGACTAAGCTGAGTGGTGGTCCATTAGCCAACGGGGAAAATAGAGCTGAAAATTCAGATACCTCTTCCACTTCTACTTTGAACAGCAGTGCATCCCAAGAGGAGTTGCCTTCAGGTAGAAATTTGGTCTCTGCTCCTATGGTCAGCAGCTCTGAAAAGCCCATTTCAAAACCTCTGGTGTCCCTAGGAAGATTGTCAGCTGTAGAAAATGTAGATTCAAAAAACAGAGGCAGCAGCTATGGCTTCCTGCAGCCTCTGACAAGGTTGTGCCAAAACAGGCCTTATGAAACTATTAGCCCAAAGACAGAGACTTTGGCCAAGTGGGCCTCTGGTTCCTTCCAGAGTGATGCTAATAAGGATGTAGCTCCAGTGAGGAAAATTGAACTTGACCTGGGAGACCCTGGGCCACCAGGTGTGGAGCCAGCCTCTGAGCTGTCAGATACACAGTGTCATACCATGCAATCTCAGAAGTTGGTAGAAACCCACCTTGTGGAATCTAGTAAGCAGCAAAGCCAGGAGCTCCACCAATCTAAGCATTGTGGGAAAAGTGAAGTAGAGACAAGCACTGAACTAAAAGAAGAAGGAGTGAAACTCTCTGAAAGGACAGTGAGAGAGGGAACAGATATCAATGTTGGGCCCAATAGCATAGAGGACTCTAATTTGAACAGTGGGAACAGATGCATGTGGGAGGAAGAAGTAGAACAGCCCAACTTGCATAGGACTGACAAAAAGGCTAAACAGTCCAGGAAATTGATAACAGAAAGTAAAACTCAAGGTAAACAAGTACCTGAATTGAAGACACAAGCTGTCTCTTCCACAAAGGCAAAAATAGACTCATATCCGTCAGAAGCTAGGTCTTTACTCCAGAACCCACAAGATGTGAAAATTTCTGCCCCAGAATTGCTTCTTCAGTCCCCAGACAGATCAGATATGTGCTTGAAAGACCATGAACAGAAGCAAGGAGTCCCAACTTGTAGTGAGGAGTGGCTAGAAAATTCAGCACCAGAATCATCTTCCAGAACTTCTAGGTACAGAAGCCTCAAACTGAAGAGAGAAAGATCAAAAGACTTGCAGGGTAAAATGACCTATAAACTGACTGTTTGGGATGAGAACAAGAAGCCAGAAACCTGGGAGAGCCCAGAGAAACCAAAAGCAGAAGCCCTGGAGCCTCGAGATGTCCATCCAGAACTAACAGTGACAATAGAGAGCAAGGCCTTAGAAAACTTTGAAGTTACAGATTTAAAAGTAGAAGAGCTTGCTGCCCTGGGAAGCCTGGGGGATATAGGTGTTGATTTCTGCAATACTCGGGTAGACCCAGCACATAGATCCCCAGTTGCCCTGTCTCAGAAAGTATGTGAAGAAAATTCTGTGTCTCCTCTAGGAGGTAATCCCTCCACTCTCACCGACTTTGAACCAATACCATCCTTTTCTGAGTTTCCCTTAGATTCTCCCAAAACCCTGGTGCTGAACTTTGGAGCAGAGGGTGAACAAAACTCAACTAATCCCAGAACTGGGAGGATCGCTCCTAACAttttgaaaactggacttccTATAGAAAATGTTGGCCTTGGCTTGGGGAACCTAGAGGGAACACACCAGGCCCTGGACCTGTTAGCAGGAGGAATGATGCCTgaggaaatagaagaaacatcTAAATTAGAGAAACAAGATTCACTCAGATTGGAATCAGAAACAATTAATCCTTTATGCCTTGGGCCATCTCCTTGCCTTCCAGACCTTGTTGATTTTGTCACACGGACATCTGGAGTTCAAAAAGAGAAGATATGTTCTCCTCTCTCTGAGCCAGGTGACCCTCCTGAGTGTAGTTCCCTGGAGATGGGACCACTGCAGCTAGAAATACCGAATGCATCCATCACGGAAGTAGCAGTTCCTCAAGTAGATGAATATAGTGACAACCCTTTGAATGTGGTAAAATCTGTGGCTTCAGGGTCCCATACAAGGGAACAGGTAGCCGGAGGCAGTACGATCCCTCAGGAAATAGCTGCACAAGAAGCTGCTGTTGATGCGCTCCAGGACCACACGGAATCCAGTGTTCACAGCTGA